The following proteins are co-located in the Shouchella hunanensis genome:
- a CDS encoding extracellular solute-binding protein → MKHSKYWIVAACAVALLSGCTRSADTMADGRIKLDYWVFLSGGDLSYMEAIVDEYNSSQDEVYVDIILQDWDDYYTKIVTSVAADRGPDIGISHAASLPQLMNQGLLQPVEEMMTGAGLDFNRFPENIRDAVEVEDELYAVPIDTHPFILYINTDLAEEAGLLNEQGLPEIESTPTGLSDYFAAAKEALPDKTPLAISTGGVDTYRWWWTVYFQMGGTPIFSDDLREPEITLDRDIAIQAAEYIHNFFGDVIPMHIGDFYETFQAGNAVGMMTGVWATGIWEAADLNFTAMPIPQSFDVEAAQGDAHTLIVPIKEEQSSERKQAIAEFISFVSDEGAEWAKAGHIPARTDVVESSEFQDQPFRADYAEVASKVVFTNKTIYQNPAETDMIRALDEIMSNRLTPEAGIDQMLKALAVTTRQ, encoded by the coding sequence ATGAAGCATTCCAAGTACTGGATCGTTGCGGCATGTGCGGTTGCGCTGTTGAGCGGTTGTACACGCTCAGCTGACACAATGGCAGATGGAAGAATAAAGCTCGATTATTGGGTGTTCCTGTCAGGCGGGGATTTGTCCTACATGGAAGCGATTGTTGACGAGTATAACAGCAGTCAAGATGAAGTCTATGTTGACATCATTTTGCAGGATTGGGATGACTATTACACCAAGATTGTTACGAGCGTAGCAGCTGATCGTGGACCGGATATTGGCATTTCCCATGCGGCTTCCTTGCCACAGTTAATGAATCAAGGACTGTTGCAGCCGGTTGAGGAGATGATGACGGGAGCTGGGTTAGATTTTAATCGGTTCCCTGAGAATATTCGTGATGCCGTCGAAGTAGAGGATGAGCTCTATGCTGTTCCAATTGATACACACCCATTTATTCTCTATATCAATACAGATTTAGCAGAAGAAGCGGGTTTGCTGAATGAGCAAGGACTGCCTGAGATCGAGTCGACTCCAACGGGATTATCGGATTATTTTGCGGCAGCGAAAGAAGCGCTCCCTGATAAGACCCCATTAGCCATTTCAACAGGAGGTGTCGATACGTATCGGTGGTGGTGGACCGTCTACTTCCAAATGGGTGGAACTCCAATCTTCTCAGATGATTTGCGTGAACCTGAAATTACATTAGATCGAGACATAGCAATTCAAGCTGCGGAATACATTCATAATTTCTTCGGAGATGTTATCCCGATGCATATTGGTGATTTTTATGAAACCTTTCAGGCTGGAAACGCCGTTGGGATGATGACGGGTGTATGGGCAACGGGCATCTGGGAAGCTGCTGATCTAAATTTTACGGCCATGCCAATTCCTCAATCATTTGATGTTGAAGCTGCCCAAGGTGACGCACATACATTGATTGTTCCGATTAAAGAAGAACAATCTTCTGAGCGAAAACAAGCGATTGCTGAATTTATTTCGTTCGTTAGCGATGAAGGGGCTGAGTGGGCGAAGGCAGGTCATATACCCGCTCGAACCGATGTGGTAGAGTCATCTGAATTCCAAGACCAGCCGTTTCGCGCAGATTATGCGGAGGTCGCATCAAAGGTCGTGTTTACAAACAAAACGATTTATCAAAATCCAGCTGAAACAGACATGATTCGTGCGCTAGATGAGATTATGAGCAATCGCCTAACGCCAGAAGCTGGAATTGATCAAATGTTGAAGGCTCTTGCTGTAACGACAAGACAATAA
- a CDS encoding alpha-N-arabinofuranosidase, translated as MGTRKKANMTIDPSFVIGEIDPRIYGSFIEHLGRAVYGGVYEPDHASATKEGFRQDVLDLVKELHVPIVRYPGGNMVSGYNWEDGVGPLENRPKKLELAWRVLEPNYVGTNEFATWAKQANAEVMMAVNLGTRGVDAARNLLEYCNHPEGSYYSDLRASHGYKQPHRIKTWCLGNEMDGPWQIGHKTAEEYGRLANETAKAMRLVDPSIELVACGSSNIDMPTFPEWEATTLEHTYEEVDYISLHQYYGNTSNDSASYLAKTLEMDRFIETVIATCDYIKAKKRSKKTMYLSFDEWNVWYHSREADSKMEPWSIAPPQLEDVYNFEDALLVGSMLMSFLKRADRVKMACLAQLVNVIAPIMTENGGPAWRQTIFYPYMHVSVFGRGVSLQPVVQTPHYDTKAYTDVPQLDTAVVYNEESEQLTIFGLNRHLDDSLTVTIDVRGFESYQIKEHIVLENKDLKAVNTKRNEQVKPHSNGDAKVGDGKVTAHFSAASWHVIRLEKRS; from the coding sequence ATGGGAACGAGAAAAAAAGCAAACATGACAATTGATCCTTCATTTGTTATTGGGGAGATTGATCCGAGAATCTATGGATCCTTTATTGAACACTTAGGTCGAGCTGTATACGGAGGTGTCTATGAACCTGATCATGCTTCTGCAACAAAAGAAGGTTTCCGTCAAGATGTATTGGATTTAGTCAAAGAACTACACGTACCAATTGTTAGATATCCGGGTGGAAATATGGTTTCCGGCTACAATTGGGAGGACGGTGTTGGACCGCTTGAAAATCGGCCAAAAAAGCTTGAGCTTGCTTGGCGTGTGCTTGAGCCGAATTATGTTGGGACGAACGAATTTGCCACTTGGGCAAAACAGGCAAATGCCGAAGTTATGATGGCTGTGAACCTTGGTACGCGGGGCGTCGATGCTGCTCGTAATTTGCTCGAATATTGCAATCATCCTGAAGGAAGTTATTACAGTGATCTTCGCGCAAGTCATGGATATAAGCAACCACATCGTATTAAGACGTGGTGCTTGGGAAATGAAATGGATGGACCTTGGCAAATTGGGCATAAAACAGCAGAGGAGTACGGTAGACTTGCAAATGAAACAGCAAAAGCAATGAGGCTTGTTGACCCGTCGATTGAATTAGTTGCTTGTGGCAGTTCAAATATTGATATGCCGACATTTCCTGAATGGGAGGCAACGACCCTTGAACATACGTACGAAGAAGTTGACTATATTTCTTTGCATCAATATTACGGCAATACATCGAATGATTCAGCAAGTTATTTAGCGAAAACACTTGAGATGGATCGATTTATAGAAACCGTTATTGCTACATGTGATTATATAAAAGCAAAGAAGCGCAGCAAAAAAACGATGTATCTTAGCTTTGATGAATGGAATGTTTGGTATCACTCGCGAGAAGCAGATAGTAAAATGGAACCTTGGTCAATCGCTCCGCCACAGTTGGAAGATGTCTACAACTTTGAAGATGCACTTTTAGTGGGATCGATGTTAATGAGCTTTTTAAAGCGGGCGGATCGAGTCAAAATGGCTTGCTTAGCACAGCTTGTTAATGTCATAGCGCCGATTATGACAGAAAACGGCGGACCGGCATGGCGTCAAACCATTTTTTATCCATACATGCATGTGTCTGTATTTGGAAGAGGCGTGTCGCTGCAGCCAGTTGTACAGACTCCTCATTACGATACAAAAGCGTACACAGATGTGCCGCAGCTTGATACAGCAGTTGTCTATAACGAAGAGAGCGAGCAACTAACCATTTTTGGCTTAAATCGCCATCTAGATGATTCTTTAACGGTGACGATTGATGTTCGTGGATTTGAATCGTATCAGATTAAAGAGCATATTGTTCTTGAAAACAAGGATTTGAAAGCGGTTAATACGAAGAGGAATGAACAAGTTAAGCCGCATTCAAATGGAGATGCAAAAGTTGGAGACGGTAAAGTAACTGCTCATTTTTCTGCGGCTTCGTGGCATGTCATACGTCTAGAAAAAAGATCATAA